A stretch of Brassica napus cultivar Da-Ae chromosome C6, Da-Ae, whole genome shotgun sequence DNA encodes these proteins:
- the LOC106405829 gene encoding 60S ribosomal protein L17-2-like, translating to MVKYSQEPDNQTKSCKARGSDLRVHFKNTRETAHAIRKLPLLKAKRYLEDVIAHKQAIPFTRFCRGVGRTAQAKNRHSNGQGRWPAKSAQFVLDLLKNAESNAEVKGLDVDALFISHIQVNQAAKQRRRTYRAHGRINPYMSNPCHIELILSEKEESVKKEPETQLAAKSKKSTA from the exons ATG GTGAAGTACTCGCAAGAACCTGACAACCAGACCAAGT CTTGCAAGGCTAGAGGATCCGATCTTAGGGTTCACTTCAAG AACACTCGGGAAACAGCGCACGCCATCAGGAAGCTACCATTGCTCAAGGCCAAGAGGTACCTTGAGGATGTGATAGCTCACAAGCAGGCTATTCCCTTCACCCGTTTCTGCAGAGGTGTTGGAAGGACTGCTCAAGCCAAGAACAGGCACTCCAATGGTCAGGGACGTTGGCCTGCTAAGTCTGCTCAGTTCGTTCTTGATTTGCTCAAGAACGCTGAGAGCAATGCTGAGGTGAAAGGTCTGGATGTTGATGCCCTCTTCATTTCGCACATTCAAGTGAACCAGGCTGCAAAGCAGAGGAGAAGGACTTACCGTGCTCACGGAAGAATCAACC CTTACATGTCCAACCCATGCCACATTGAGTTGATTCTGtcagagaaggaagagtctGTCAAGAAAGAG CCGGAGACCCAGTTGGCAGCCAAGTCGAAGAAATCAACTGCTTAA
- the LOC106405828 gene encoding small ribosomal subunit biogenesis GTPase RsgA 1, mitochondrial isoform X1, with amino-acid sequence MQISSLSIIRHSSPFLLRRASIHHGGCGVRLGTGIGIRRSFHLLTLSARRDNPDVSRKPQPSKNMLRAKHIGKHHSSLAPVLSPDHNPSLLPSQAIGTVATAQANFMRVVVQDGDGDGDDRSSSTSSSKDGVELLCVVRAVLKKIRRRVLVGDKVLVGSIDWVDRRGMIENVFQRRSEILDPPVANVDHLLVLFSLDQPKLEPFTLTRFLVEAESTGIPLTLALNKCELITEEELESWKMRLRGWNYEPFFCSVGTKEGLDAIAFVLRNQTSVIVGPSGVGKSSLINILRSSSGGGDVEDENWFEPIIGNKWFEDQRVGEVSTRSGRGKHTTRNVSLLPITEGGYLADTPGFNQPSLLKVTKHSLALCFPEIRKMIEEEKCGFKDCLHIGEPGCVVKGGWERYPYYLQLLDEIRVREEFQLRTFGTKREGDVRYKVGGMGVKQAEPRLQPKKHRRESRKKVKQTMISELDEYEDEESDLDIEDDPIVQAIENEKER; translated from the exons ATGCAGATATCGTCTCTCTCCATCATCCGCCACTCTTCTCCTTTCCTCCTCCGTCGCGCGTCGATTCACCACGGCGGGTGCGGAGTTCGACtcggaaccggaatcggaatTCGCCGCAGCTTCCATCTCCTCACACTCTCAGCGAGACGAGACAACCCCGATGTCTCCAGAAAACCCCAGCCGAGCAAAAACATGCTCAGAGCCAAGCACATCGGCAAACACCACTCCTCCTTAGCTCCCGTTCTCTCTCCCGACCACAATCCTTCGCTCTTACCCTCTCAGGCCATCGGCACCGTCGCCACCGCCCAGGCCAACTTCATGCGCGTCGTCGTCCAGGACGGAGACGGAGATGGAGACGATCGTTCTTCTTCTACGTCGTCGTCTAAGGACGGAGTTGAGCTGCTCTGCGTGGTGAGAGCAGTGCTGAAGAAGATAAGGAGGAGAGTGCTGGTTGGGGATAAGGTTCTCGTTGGGTCTATCGATTGGGTTGATCGGAGAGGGATGATTGAGAATGTGTTCCAGCGGAGGTCCGAGATTCTTGATCCTCCGGTGGCGAATGTTGATCACTTGCTTGTTCTTTTCTCGCTTGATCAGCCCAAGCTTGAGCCGTTCACGCTCACTAGGTTCTTAGTGGAAGCTGAGTCCACTGGGATTCCACTCACACTTGCCTTGAACAAATGCGAACTCATCACCGAAGAG GAATTGGAATCTTGGAAGATGAGACTGCGTGGATGGAACTATGAACCGTTCTTTTGCAGTGTGGGAACTAAAGAGGGGCTTGATGCGATTGCGTTCGTCCTGAGGAATCAGACTTCTGTGATTGTTGGACCTAGTGGTGTTGGGAAGTCGAGTTTAATCAACATATTGAGGAGCAGCTCTGGTGGTGGTGACGTTGAAGACGAGAATTGGTTTGAGCCT ATAATAGGTAATAAGTGGTTTGAAGATCAGCGAGTTGGTGAAGTTTCAACTAGAAGTGGTAGAGGCAAACACACAACTCGAAATGTGTCGCTGCTGCCGATTACTGAAGGTGGTTATCTCGCTGATACTCCTGGTTTTAACCAGCCTAGTTTGCTGAAAGTAACCAAGCATTCACTTGCCTTGTGTTTCCCTGAG ATAAGGAAAATGATAGAGGAAGAGAAATGTGGATTCAAAGATTGCTTGCATATCGGAGAACCAGGATGTGTAGTGAAAGGAGGATGGGAAAGGTATCCTTACTACTTACAACTGCTTGATGAGATCAGAGTCAGGGAGGAGTTTCAACTCAGGACTTTTGGAACCAAAAGGGAAGGCGATGTTAG GTACAAAGTGGGAGGGATGGGTGTGAAACAAGCTGAACCAAGGCTACAGCCGAAGAAGCATAGGAGAGAGTCGAGGAAGAAGGTTAAACAAACAATGATTAGTGAGCTAGACGAGTACGAAGATGAAGAGAGCGACTTGGACATAGAGGACGACCCAATTGTCCAAGCCATTGAGAACGAGAAAGAAAGATGA
- the LOC106405828 gene encoding small ribosomal subunit biogenesis GTPase RsgA 1, mitochondrial isoform X2, with the protein MQISSLSIIRHSSPFLLRRASIHHGGCGVRLGTGIGIRRSFHLLTLSARRDNPDVSRKPQPSKNMLRAKHIGKHHSSLAPVLSPDHNPSLLPSQAIGTVATAQANFMRVVVQDGDGDGDDRSSSTSSSKDGVELLCVVRAVLKKIRRRVLVGDKVLVGSIDWVDRRGMIENVFQRRSEILDPPVANVDHLLVLFSLDQPKLEPFTLTRFLVEAESTGIPLTLALNKCELITEEELESWKMRLRGWNYEPFFCSVGTKEGLDAIAFVLRNQTSVIVGPSGVGKSSLINILRSSSGGGDVEDENWFEPVR; encoded by the exons ATGCAGATATCGTCTCTCTCCATCATCCGCCACTCTTCTCCTTTCCTCCTCCGTCGCGCGTCGATTCACCACGGCGGGTGCGGAGTTCGACtcggaaccggaatcggaatTCGCCGCAGCTTCCATCTCCTCACACTCTCAGCGAGACGAGACAACCCCGATGTCTCCAGAAAACCCCAGCCGAGCAAAAACATGCTCAGAGCCAAGCACATCGGCAAACACCACTCCTCCTTAGCTCCCGTTCTCTCTCCCGACCACAATCCTTCGCTCTTACCCTCTCAGGCCATCGGCACCGTCGCCACCGCCCAGGCCAACTTCATGCGCGTCGTCGTCCAGGACGGAGACGGAGATGGAGACGATCGTTCTTCTTCTACGTCGTCGTCTAAGGACGGAGTTGAGCTGCTCTGCGTGGTGAGAGCAGTGCTGAAGAAGATAAGGAGGAGAGTGCTGGTTGGGGATAAGGTTCTCGTTGGGTCTATCGATTGGGTTGATCGGAGAGGGATGATTGAGAATGTGTTCCAGCGGAGGTCCGAGATTCTTGATCCTCCGGTGGCGAATGTTGATCACTTGCTTGTTCTTTTCTCGCTTGATCAGCCCAAGCTTGAGCCGTTCACGCTCACTAGGTTCTTAGTGGAAGCTGAGTCCACTGGGATTCCACTCACACTTGCCTTGAACAAATGCGAACTCATCACCGAAGAG GAATTGGAATCTTGGAAGATGAGACTGCGTGGATGGAACTATGAACCGTTCTTTTGCAGTGTGGGAACTAAAGAGGGGCTTGATGCGATTGCGTTCGTCCTGAGGAATCAGACTTCTGTGATTGTTGGACCTAGTGGTGTTGGGAAGTCGAGTTTAATCAACATATTGAGGAGCAGCTCTGGTGGTGGTGACGTTGAAGACGAGAATTGGTTTGAGCCTGTAAG ATAA
- the LOC125589264 gene encoding uncharacterized protein LOC125589264 — protein sequence MADAVDEYLRLGETTTRSCVEHFVEGILDLFGDEYLRRPTPADLQRLLYIGEQRGFPGMIGSIDCMHWEWKNCPTAWKGQYSRGSGKPTIVLEAVASYDLWIWHAFFGPLGTLNDINVLGRSPVFDDIIKGQAPQVTFYVNGKEYNLAYYLTDGIYPKWATFIQSISIPQGQKATLFAQHQEAVRKDVERTFGVLQARFAIVKNPALFWDKAKIGRIMRACIVLHNMIVENEREGYTHFDVSELQQGEDTGTSHVDLTYSTDIPSNIANMMSVRTRIRDRQMHQQLKANLVEHLWNKFGRDEDNN from the coding sequence ATGGCTGATGCTgttgacgaatacctccgactCGGTGAAACCACTACAAGGTCATGTGTGGAACATTTTGTGGAAGGAATATTAGATTTattcggcgatgagtacctgagaagaccaacaccggctgatcttcaacgtctactttaTATTGGTGAGCAACGTGgctttcccgggatgatagggagcatcgattgtatgcattgggagtggaagaattgtcccaccgcttggaaaggtcaATATTCACGTGGCTCGGGTAAACCGACAATAGtgttagaggcggttgcttcgtatgatttatggatatggcatgcgttttttggacctctaggtaccttaaatgatatcaatgtacttggtcgctcacctgtttttgatgacataataaaaggtcaagctccgcaagtTACTTTCTATGTCAATGGAAAAGAGTAtaatttggcttactatctcaccgatggtatttatccgaaatgggcaacttttatccaatctatttcaATACCACAAGGTCAGAAAGCGACGTTGtttgctcaacatcaagaagctgtccgaaaagatgtcgagcgtacTTTTGGAGTcctgcaagctcgatttgccattgttaaaaatccagcacttttttgggataaagccAAAATTGGGaggattatgagagcatgtatcgtactccataatatgatagtagaaaacGAACGAGAAGGATACACTCATTTTGATGTTTCAGAgctccaacaaggagaagacaccggaacttcacatgtcgatctcacgtattctacagatatcccttcaaatatcgccaatatgatgagtgttcgaactagaattcgcgatagacaaatgcatcaacagCTCAAAGCTAATTTGGTTGAGCATTTATGGAATAAGTTTGgacgtgatgaagacaacaactga
- the LOC106423730 gene encoding glutathione S-transferase T2-like, which produces MNDLVCKFCGCYEAATRQKTSGQSEGDVVKMAHQIFYNDHKIKFNLHHAWEELKNDQKWISVATAKLDGRQSSSAKKRRFEDVGQEASSQATTNGDHPAKRHVGVKAAKEGGGKRPMGDQLSASEFQGMWSLKEKDLAAKERLKKMGLLESLIAKKEPLSQFEEALRDKLITEMLG; this is translated from the coding sequence ATGAACGATCTTGTTTGCAAGTTCTGTGGCTGTTACGAGGCTGCAACAAGACAGAAAACAAGTGGTCAGAGCGAGGGTGATGTGGTTAAAATGGCACACCAGATCTTTTACAACGATCATAAGATTAAGTTTAATCTTCACCATGCTTGGGAGGAGCTAAAAAATGACCAGAAATGGATATCCGTTGCGACTGCTAAGCTTGATGGACGACAATCATCAAGCGCTAAGAAGAGAAGGTTTGAGGATGTTGGGCAAGAGGCAAGCTCGCAAGCAACCACGAATGGTGATCACCCTGCCAAACGTCATGTTGGTGTGAAGGCAGCGAAAGAAGGAGGTGGTAAGAGACCTATGGGTGATCAACTGAGTGCCTCAGAATTCCAGGGAATGTGGTCTCTCAAAGAGAAAGACTTGGCGGCTAAAGAGAGGCTTAAAAAGATGGGTCTGCTGGAGAGTCTCATTGCAAAGAAAGAGCCCTTGTCTCAGTTTGAGGAAGCACTGAGGGATAAGCTAATTACAGAGATGTTGGGTTAA
- the LOC125575186 gene encoding F-box/kelch-repeat protein At1g67480-like, which translates to MQAFVSGKKRVVVSNGMCFSKDNLDLGSENYGDDPLIPGLSDDVAKMCLALVPRASFPSMGRVCKKWRYVVKSKEFITVRRLAGMLEEWLYVLTTKAGGKESHWEVMDCQGHKLSSLPPIPGPAKTGFKVVVVDGKLLVVAGCALINGSLVASSDVYQFDTCLNSWSKLDDLKEARYEFACAEVNGLVYVVGGHGVDGESLSSAEVYDPETGVWTFIESLRRPRWGCFASGFNGKLYVMGGRSNFTIGNSKLVDVYNPQCGSWCGNKNGLTMVTAHVEVGKKLFCIDWKNQRKMSVFNAEDETWEVVALPLSGSSRAGFQFGKLNGKLLLFSSQEEAGRSTLLYDPDAAPGKQWMTSEIKLSGPCVCSVTITA; encoded by the exons ATGCAAGCTTTTGTAAGTGGGAAGAAAAGGGTTGTAGTAAGTAACGGCATGTGTTTCTCCAAAGACAATCTTGATCTTGGTTCTGAGAATTACGGGGACGACCCTTTAATCCCGGGATTGTCTGATGACGTGGCAAAGATGTGTCTAGCGCTGGTTCCGCGTGCTAGCTTCCCTTCCATGGGACGTGTCTGTAAGAAATGGAGGTATGTTGTGAAGAGCAAAGAGTTTATTACTGTGAGAAGACTTGCCGGTATGCTTGAGGAGTGGCTCTATGTTTTAACAACGAAAGCTGGAGGGAAAGAGAGCCACTGGGAGGTGATGGACTGTCAGGGACATAAACTATCATCTCTTCCACCTATTCCCGGTCCTGCTAAAACAGGGTTTAAGGTGGTTGTGGTTGATGGGAAACTCCTTGTTGTTGCTGGTTGTGCTTTGATCAACGGTTCTCTTGTTGCATCTTCTGATGTTTATCAGTTTGATACTTGCCTCAACAG CTGGAGTAAACTAGATGACCTGAAGGAAGCACGCTATGAATTTGCTTGCGCTGAGGTGAATGGGCTTGTTTATGTGGTGGGAGGTCACGGTGTTGATGGTGAGAGTCTGTCGAGTGCAGAGGTGTATGATCCAGAGACTGGTGTCTGGACTTTCATAGAGTCTCTGAGGCGTCCGAGGTGGGGATGTTTCGCTAGCGGCTTCAACGGGAAGCTCTACGTGATGGGTGGGAGATCCAACTTCACGATTGGTAACTCTAAACTTGTTGATGTGTATAACCCTCAGTGCGGCTCCTGGTGTGGCAACAAAAACGGTTTAACT ATGGTGACAGCTCATGTTGAAGTAGGAAAGAAGCTGTTCTGTATTGATTGGAAGAACCAGAGGAAGATGTCAGTGTTCAATGCAGAAGATGAAACTTGGGAAGTGGTGGCTCTTCCGCTTTCAGGAAGCTCCAGGGCCGGGTTCCAGTTTGGTAAGCTGAATGGGAAGCTTCTGCTTTTCTCATCTCAGGAAGAAGCTGGTCGCAGCACATTACTGTATGATCCGGATGCTGCACCAGGCAAGCAGTGGATGACATCTGAGATAAAACTGTCTGGTCCGTGTGTATGCAGCGTCACAATCACAGCCTGA
- the LOC106355902 gene encoding PHD finger protein 3-like produces MEKHEFLELFEAATKAAKSASRGDAKNSPAVSRCVEAIKHLGGAPESLAYEMVIDRKYPQIGKSHGLFTEHQNPRIQSEGKILYSLWLRYLYATGRKQGSRPRDRTVVKKEKKLVEEEMISRTTGDSNRDKVREILHKSLSKVAVEMKEGVVSCDSWTVAASVESAMFEKLGSFEGTQKAKYRSILFNMGDSSNPDLRRKVMFGEISGERLVTMEKEEMASHKIQLQVQNIKEKARAREENRVKSMMMFQSDSMIMT; encoded by the coding sequence atggAGAAGCATGAGTTCTTAGAACTGTTTGAAGCTGCGACTAAAGCTGCAAAATCTGCTTCGAGAGGAGACGCTAAGAACTCTCCTGCGGTCTCTAGGTGCGTCGAAGCCATAAAGCATTTGGGAGGAGCTCCGGAGTCGCTTGCTTACGAGATGGTCATCGATCGCAAATACCCTCAAATTGGAAAGAGCCACGGCCTTTTCACGGAGCACCAAAACCCTAGAATCCAGTCCGAGGGAAAGATTCTTTACTCTCTTTGGCTCAGATATCTCTACGCAACGGGGAGGAAACAGGGTTCACGACCTCGTGATCGGACGGttgtgaagaaggagaagaagcttgtGGAGGAGGAGATGATTTCGAGGACGACGGGGGATTCAAACCGAGACAAAGTGCGTGAGATTCTTCACAAGTCCTTGTCTAAAGTGGCTGTTGAGATGAAGGAAGGAGTGGTTTCTTGCGATTCTTGGACTGTGGCTGCGTCCGTTGAATCTGCCATGTTTGAGAAACTAGGTTCTTTCGAAGGGACTCAAAAAGCAAAGTACAGATCCATTCTTTTCAACATGGGAGACAGCAGCAACCCAGACCTGAGAAGGAAAGTGATGTTCGGTGAGATCAGTGGAGAGAGGCTGGTGACgatggagaaagaagagatggcTAGCCACAAGATTCAGTTGCAAGTTCAAAACATCAAAGAGAAAGCCAGAGCTAGGGAAGAGAATCGAGTAAAAAGTATGATGATGTTTCAGTCAGACAGTATGATCATGACTTGA
- the LOC106353921 gene encoding receptor protein kinase-like protein ZAR1 — protein MIILSLLLHLLINSSPSLSLSPDGLALLSLKSAVDQSSSSSAFSDWNDNDSDPCRWTGISCMNISSSSSSSSSAPRVVGISLAGKHLRGYIPSELGSLIYLRRLNLHDNELSGSIPTQLFNATALHSLFLYGNNLSGSLPPSICTLPRLQNLDLSRNSLSGALSPDLGDCKQLQRLVLAANKFSGEVPGEIWPELKSLAQLDLSSNQFTGSIPKELGELKSISGTVNLSFNHLTGEIPKSLGNLPVTVSLDLRNNNLTGEIPQTGSFSNQGPTAFLNNPKLCGFPLQKSCKNGDKTSPESRKSPENNTDSRKGLSTGLIVLISVADAASVALIGLVIVYLYWKKKDSEGGCSCTGNEKLGGGSEKGKTCCCVGGFPKEDDSEAEDNERGGEARGEGELVAIDKGFSFELDELLRASAYVLGKSGLGIVYKVVLGNGAPVAVRRLGEGGEQRYKEFVTEVQAMGKVKHPNVVKLRAYYWAPDEKLLISDFVNNGSLADALRGRNGQPSPSLTWSTRLKIAKGAARGLAYLHECSPRKLIHGDVKPSNILLDSSFTPYISDFGLTRLITITAPSGEPSSSSGAGGFLGGALPYTSIKPSDRSNGYKAPEARLPGSKPAQKWDVYSFGVVLMELLTGKSPDSSPLSSSSSSTGVAEVTDLVKWVRKGFEEETPLSDMVDPMLLQEVHAKQQVLSVFHLALACTEGDPEVRPRMKNVSENIDKI, from the exons atgatcattctctctcttctcctccaCCTACTCATCAACTCCTCtccttccctctctctctcccccgACGGCCTCGCCCTACTCTCCCTCAAATCCGCCGTCGAccaatcctcctcctcctccgcttTCTCCGACTGGAACGACAACGACTCCGATCCTTGCCGCTGGACCGGCATCTCCTGTATGaacatctcctcctcctcctcctcctcctcctccgccccGCGCGTCGTCGGAATCTCCCTCGCCGGGAAACACCTCCGCGGCTACATCCCCTCGGAGCTCGGGTCCCTAATCTACCTCCGCCGTCTCAACCTCCACGATAACGAGCTCTCCGGCTCGATCCCGACTCAGCTCTTCAACGCCACCGCGCTTCACAGCCTCTTCCTATACGGAAACAACCTCTCCGGCTCTCTGCCGCCGTCGATCTGCACCCTCCCGAGGCTTCAGAACCTCGATTTGTCTCGAAATTCCCTCTCCGGAGCTCTCTCTCCCGATCTCGGAGACTGTAAACAGCTCCAGAGACTGGTCCTCGCCGCTAACAAATTCTCCGGCGAAGTTCCGGGAGAAATCTGGCCGGAGTTGAAGAGTCTCGCGCAGCTCGATCTCTCTTCGAACCAATTCACCGGTTCGATCCCTAAAGAGCTCGGAGAACTCAAATCGATCTCCGGTACAGTTAATCTCTCGTTTAACCACTTAACCGGTGAGATCCCTAAATCACTAGGGAACCTACCGGTCACCGTCTCTCTCGATCTCAGGAACAATAACTTAACCGGAGAAATCCCTCAAACCGGGTCCTTCTCAAACCAAGGACCAACCGCATTCCTCAACAACCCGAAACTCTGCGGGTTCCCTCTACAAAAGTCATGTAAGAACGGTGACAAGACCTCGCCGGAGAGTCGGAAGTCCCCGGAGAATAATACGGATTCGAGAAAAGGGCTGAGCACGGGATTGATAGTGTTGATCTCTGTAGCTGATGCTGCTAGTGTAGCCCTAATAGGGCTTGTGATAGTTTACTTGTACTGGAAGAAAAAAGACTCGGAAGGAGGATGCAGCTGCACAGGTAACGAGAAACTCGGCGGCGGTTCCGAGAAAGGCAAAACTTGCTGCTGCGTCGGTGGGTTTCCGAAGGAAGACGATTCAGAAGCGGAGGATAACGAGAGGGGCGGAGAGGCTAGAGGAGAAGGAGAGCTTGTGGCGATCGATAAAGGGTTCTCATTTGAGCTAGACGAGCTTCTGAGAGCTTCTGCGTATGTTCTTGGGAAGAGTGGGTTGGGGATAGTGTACAAAGTGGTGCTCGGAAACGGAGCTCCGGTGGCGGTACGGCGGCTTGGAGAAGGAGGAGAACAGAGGTATAAGGAGTTTGTGACGGAGGTTCAAGCGATGGGGAAGGTGAAGCATCCTAATGTGGTGAAGCTGAGAGCTTATTATTGGGCTCCTGATGAGAAGCTATTGATCAGTGACTTCGTCAATAACGGCAGTTTAGCTGATGCACTTAGAG GGAGGAATGGTCAACCATCACCTAGCCTAACATGGTCAACGCGACTAAAGATCGCAAAAGGAGCGGCACGTGGGCTAGCATACCTACACGAATGCAGCCCAAGAAAGTTGATACACGGCGACGTCAAGCCTTCCAACATCCTTCTCGACTCTTCCTTCACTCCTTACATCTCCGACTTCGGCCTCACGCGTCTCATCACCATCACCGCGCCTTCCGGGGAGCCGTCCTCCTCCTCTGGGGCCGGCGGTTTCTTAGGCGGAGCTCTCCCTTACACTTCTATCAAACCGTCAGATAGATCCAACGGCTACAAAGCTCCCGAGGCTCGTCTCCCTGGAAGCAAGCCTGCTCAGAAATGGGATGTGTACTCGTTCGGTGTTGTCCTTATGGAGCTTCTTACGGGGAAGTCGCCGGATTCGTCGCCGCTGAGCTCGTCCTCGTCGTCCACGGGGGTCGCTGAGGTGACGGATTTGGTGAAGTGGGTGAGGAAAGGGTTTGAAGAGGAGACTCCATTGTCGGATATGGTTGATCCAATGTTGCTTCAAGAAGTTCACGCTAAGCAACAGGTCTTGTCCGTATTCCATCTTGCTCTTGCTTGTACTGAAGGTGACCCTGAAGTTCGTCCACGTATGAAGAACGTCTCTGAGAACATCGACAAAATATGA